Proteins from one Hirundo rustica isolate bHirRus1 chromosome 28, bHirRus1.pri.v3, whole genome shotgun sequence genomic window:
- the TCIM gene encoding transcriptional and immune response regulator encodes MKTKTSSSAPAMSTSLRVSPSVHGYRFDTALRKKAAANIFESINEASLQKLFKNSGDKKADERAKIILATDQDMEEKTRALMALKQRRKDKLLQFLTFRKYSIKVH; translated from the coding sequence ATGAAAACAAAGACAAGCTCCAGCGCTCCAGCCATGTCCACGTCGCTGCGAGTGAGCCCCTCGGTGCACGGCTACCGCTTCGACACGGCCCTGCGCAAGAAAGCCGCGGCCAACATCTTCGAAAGCATCAACGAGGCGTCCCTGCAGAAACTCTTCAAAAACTCCGGAGACAAGAAGGCGGATGAGAGAGCCAAGATAATCCTCGCCACCGACCAGGACATGGAGGAAAAAACGAGAGCACTAATGGCactaaagcagaggagaaaagacaAACTGCTCCAGTTCCTGACATTTCGGAAATACTCCATTAAAGTTCACTGA